A genomic stretch from Spiroplasma endosymbiont of Clivina fossor includes:
- a CDS encoding IS1/IS1595 family N-terminal zinc-binding domain-containing protein has translation MKLIKNLERTVFKCPKCESYHCVKNGHNSEGKQKYLCKNCRASFDAFRNHFIY, from the coding sequence ATGAAATTGATCAAAAATTTAGAGCGCACGGTATTTAAATGCCCTAAATGTGAATCTTACCATTGCGTTAAAAATGGACATAATTCAGAAGGGAAACAAAAATATTTATGTAAAAATTGCCGTGCAAGTTTTGACGCTTTTCGTAATCATTTTATTTATTAG
- a CDS encoding transposase family protein translates to MKTQVIIEKDSKKIISSDFSYGKNHDFKILKDSKIKFLPETTVLVDLGYQGIQKINHNVLIPKRKSKNNPLNKEEKQNNERISKMRIVIENVFAILKKFKIISEKYRNRRKRFALRFNLIASIYNLQLLV, encoded by the coding sequence ATAAAAACACAAGTTATAATTGAAAAAGATAGTAAAAAAATTATTAGTTCTGATTTTTCTTATGGTAAAAACCATGACTTTAAAATTTTAAAAGATTCAAAAATTAAATTTTTACCAGAAACAACTGTTTTAGTGGATTTAGGTTATCAAGGCATACAAAAAATTAATCATAATGTTTTAATTCCTAAAAGAAAATCAAAGAATAACCCTTTAAATAAAGAAGAAAAGCAAAATAATGAGCGAATTTCAAAAATGAGAATTGTTATTGAAAATGTTTTTGCTATACTTAAAAAATTTAAAATTATTAGTGAAAAATATCGAAATCGTAGAAAAAGATTTGCTTTAAGATTTAATTTAATAGCTTCAATTTATAATTTACAACTATTAGTTTAA
- a CDS encoding PHP domain-containing protein: protein MEKINYEPIFAKLFGNQTTVIAKNEQGLKDLFSLVSLSHTKYFYSSPKITIAALQEMRANVFIGSGCVNGEVFEFTRNRSQQELEAIMQFYDYIEVQPLSVYNHLVESGEMTVEHLMRIVKNFNFLENSW, encoded by the coding sequence ATTGAAAAGATTAATTATGAACCAATTTTTGCCAAGCTATTTGGTAATCAAACAACAGTAATTGCTAAAAATGAGCAAGGATTGAAAGATTTATTTTCGTTAGTTTCGTTGTCGCATACTAAGTACTTTTATAGTAGTCCTAAAATTACGATTGCGGCATTGCAAGAAATGCGCGCTAATGTTTTTATTGGTTCTGGTTGTGTTAATGGTGAGGTTTTTGAGTTTACTCGTAATCGGAGTCAACAAGAATTGGAAGCAATAATGCAATTTTATGATTATATTGAAGTACAACCGCTAAGTGTTTACAATCATTTAGTTGAAAGTGGTGAGATGACAGTTGAACATTTAATGCGGATTGTAAAAAATTTTAATTTTCTCGAAAACTCTTGATAA
- a CDS encoding transposase family protein gives MKTQVIIEKDSKKIISSDFSYGKNHDFKILKDSKIKFLPETTVLVDLGYQGIQKINHNVLIPKRKSKKNPLNKEEKQNNERISKMRIVIENVFAILKKFKIISEKYRNRRKRFALRFNLIASIYNLQLLV, from the coding sequence ATAAAAACACAAGTTATAATTGAAAAAGATAGTAAAAAAATTATTAGTTCTGATTTTTCTTATGGTAAAAACCATGACTTTAAAATTTTAAAAGATTCAAAAATTAAATTTTTACCAGAAACAACTGTTTTAGTGGATTTAGGTTATCAAGGCATACAAAAAATTAATCATAATGTTTTAATTCCTAAAAGAAAATCAAAGAAAAACCCTTTAAATAAAGAAGAAAAGCAAAATAATGAGCGAATTTCAAAAATGAGAATTGTTATTGAAAATGTTTTTGCTATACTTAAAAAATTTAAAATTATTAGTGAAAAATATCGAAATCGTAGAAAAAGATTTGCTTTAAGATTTAATTTAATAGCTTCAATTTATAATTTACAACTATTAGTTTAA
- a CDS encoding transposase, whose protein sequence is MQEVYWSHLNYEQWNLLIQISLLGQSSKTISRFIKTTLKTAWYNRQKLMKSKQLENTQLKFKKLSGKIQIDETFIKEIHKGNFKYKTDPRRIHLNPFATNTKCCIQMAIDNNNNIYVKSTNTKRLQKQWVIENMNKELINENSIITSDMQKLYFLVAKQTNSTLCVTKTTTNPEASYRNLNKISKLQSSLKEALIHYHGLGFTNIQNYLNLWKWKYQHKNLTPNQQTAILYFNRLLAKLIW, encoded by the coding sequence TTGCAAGAAGTCTATTGAAGTCATTTAAATTATGAACAATGAAATTTATTGATTCAAATTTCATTGCTGGGGCAATCTAGTAAAACAATTTCTCGTTTTATTAAAACTACATTAAAAACTGCTTGATATAATCGTCAAAAATTAATGAAATCAAAACAATTAGAAAATACCCAATTAAAATTTAAAAAATTATCTGGTAAAATCCAAATCGATGAAACATTTATTAAAGAAATCCATAAAGGAAATTTCAAATATAAAACTGATCCACGAAGAATTCACCTTAACCCATTCGCAACTAATACTAAATGCTGTATTCAAATGGCAATTGATAATAATAACAATATTTATGTTAAATCCACAAACACCAAACGTTTACAAAAACAATGAGTTATTGAAAATATGAACAAAGAATTAATTAACGAAAATTCAATTATTACTTCTGATATGCAAAAATTATATTTTTTAGTAGCAAAACAAACAAATTCTACTTTATGTGTAACTAAAACAACAACTAATCCTGAAGCTAGTTATCGTAACTTAAATAAAATCAGTAAATTACAATCTAGTCTTAAAGAAGCCTTAATTCATTATCATGGTTTAGGTTTTACTAATATTCAAAATTATTTAAATCTCTGAAAATGAAAATACCAACATAAGAATTTAACTCCAAACCAACAAACAGCGATATTATATTTTAATAGACTTCTTGCAAAATTAATATGATAA
- a CDS encoding transposase family protein: MKFKKNNQISDKNFLRLTGIKHTTFNKMLEILKIEELKKRFRRGRTNKLSLENRILMTLEYWREYRTYFHIAKSYDISESSCYRNIKWIEDTLIKHPNFQQLTGQKSLLKDYFKDKTVIIDVTESQIQRPKKDKNSTTQEKRKNTQ; encoded by the coding sequence ATGAAATTTAAAAAAAATAATCAAATAAGTGATAAAAATTTTTTAAGATTAACTGGTATTAAACATACTACTTTTAATAAAATGCTAGAAATTTTAAAAATAGAAGAATTAAAAAAGAGATTTCGTCGCGGAAGAACCAATAAATTATCATTAGAAAATCGTATTTTAATGACTTTAGAATATTGAAGAGAATATAGAACTTATTTTCATATTGCAAAAAGTTATGATATTAGTGAAAGTAGTTGTTATAGAAATATCAAATGAATTGAAGACACTTTAATAAAACACCCTAATTTTCAACAACTTACTGGTCAAAAATCACTATTAAAAGATTATTTCAAAGATAAGACTGTTATAATTGATGTAACTGAAAGCCAAATCCAACGCCCAAAAAAAGACAAAAACAGCACTACTCAGGAAAAAAGAAAAAACACACAATAA